The following are from one region of the Fibrobacter sp. genome:
- a CDS encoding DUF3990 domain-containing protein, with the protein MITVFHGSNIEVSKPLVSLGRANLDFGKAFYTTDIKDQAENWSKIIFTRKESGTPIVSVYSLDIESVKKNFRYLRFEEYNQAWLDFVVDNRKGGGSYRSFDIVEGGVANDKVIDTVEAYMDGIISADFALGQLRYHKPNNQIAIINQEIIEQYLKFIRSYAL; encoded by the coding sequence ATGATTACTGTTTTCCACGGTTCAAATATTGAGGTGTCAAAACCGCTTGTCTCTCTCGGTCGTGCAAACCTGGATTTTGGCAAGGCTTTTTACACAACGGATATTAAAGATCAGGCTGAGAACTGGTCTAAAATCATTTTCACGCGAAAGGAATCTGGAACTCCGATTGTTTCTGTGTATTCCCTTGATATTGAATCTGTAAAAAAGAACTTCCGCTATTTGCGTTTTGAAGAATACAATCAAGCCTGGTTGGATTTTGTAGTTGACAACAGAAAAGGTGGCGGTTCATACAGGTCTTTTGACATCGTAGAAGGCGGAGTTGCCAACGACAAGGTCATTGACACTGTCGAAGCCTATATGGATGGAATCATATCCGCTGATTTTGCTCTTGGTCAGTTGCGCTATCACAAGCCGAACAACCAAATTGCTATTATAAATCAAGAAATCATTGAACAATATTTGAAGTTCATCAGGTCGTACGCTCTATGA
- a CDS encoding DUF3791 domain-containing protein: MDQPAKVSDQLQFAVIAIETAAKKLGVSTTALTARLQKYDLIEGRLWKFYEMLHTQSRDYVADDLIESLEARESKAGSL, translated from the coding sequence ATGGACCAGCCTGCAAAAGTTTCAGACCAGCTTCAGTTTGCTGTTATTGCCATAGAAACCGCCGCTAAAAAGCTTGGCGTAAGTACCACGGCTCTGACAGCCCGATTGCAAAAGTACGACCTTATCGAAGGCCGTCTTTGGAAATTTTATGAAATGCTCCATACCCAGAGCCGCGACTATGTCGCTGACGATCTCATAGAATCCCTAGAAGCCCGAGAGTCAAAAGCAGGTTCTCTATGA
- a CDS encoding DUF3791 domain-containing protein — MKDYTLQHKIARVIAELAVRLNVSQSQALLIFYESKVCMQLHNPETGLQLMSDKYVVDEFMMQRT, encoded by the coding sequence ATGAAAGACTATACTTTGCAACACAAAATCGCAAGAGTTATAGCTGAACTGGCCGTTCGTTTGAATGTAAGTCAATCGCAGGCCCTTCTTATTTTTTATGAAAGCAAGGTCTGCATGCAGCTGCACAATCCCGAAACAGGTTTGCAACTCATGAGCGACAAGTATGTCGTTGACGAATTCATGATGCAGCGAACATGA
- a CDS encoding DEAD/DEAH box helicase family protein → MRNFDYMQSLGLPKLYNFCSAAEDNQINHPDLSAINARRALEYVVKSIYAMKQVAFSERTSLFELIDGEAFRTFINDEKVMRAVHYVRKVGNAGTHEGSVSKKESFFCLLNLYNVVASVLIKLQVVKSVAVFDKALIPDSKFAPAIEVPKIEVKADDPLVANVDKESVSSEVAVPEMEMPSDISEAETRKLYIDLMLREAGWNVLDVEGTVKPSKACIEVEVEGMPNEHGIGYADYVLFGANGLPLAVVEAKKTSVSPLKGKHQAELYADCLEKRYGVRPVIYYTNGFETNVIDGLGYPPRRLYGFHSEDDLVRLIQKRGRKDISDFSVNPNITDRHYQKMAIKSVCEWYNQKHRRGLLVMATGTGKTRVSISMVDVLMRNDWVKNVLFLADRTSLVSQAKKNFAKLLPNATITVLSDQSNKAGIDPNARIVFSTYQTMINYIDSEDKPFSVGRFDLVIIDEAHRSVFGKYGAIFNYFDSLLLGLTATPRNEVDKSTYDLFGMEDGAPNFAYELEDAVADGFLVNYRGFKRGSMILKEGIKYSSLSAQEKDQLEKVWDYEETLQELNSGANVRGRDIRSDEIFKYIYNKDTIDLVLQDLMENGLKVQSGERIGKSIIFAYNHKHAELIVERFNLMYPTYGSEFCALIDNYVTYSQDLIDKMEVRDKDPQIAVSVDMLDTGIDIPDVLNLVFFKVVKSKIKFMQMIGRGTRLSQDIFGPGKDKECFYIFDWCRNFEFFEKNPDGNVVKQNVSLTEHLFGLRAEIAFHLQHQKYQEDEFCKGLHDELKTVMKNQVGVLSDSHISVRHRWDAVSHFKNDEAWVCLTAANVETLKCDIAPLLSRNTQDENAKKFDVLVLAIELGYVNSEFNASKPIVHVQKLAERLMTKASIPQVVAKMDTIKEVVNPVAWENLSLCWLEKVRLELRDLIKFLVGDGGKTFTLDIGDVLVDDGESTGVQTRVTYKQRVMDYLASKDKDPVLRKIYNLEQLSNDDIIELERVMWKELGSKEDYEKFSEGMAGSENVAILIRSLIGVDRGVALERFNKFLSGSQLNSDQEEFLMDVISYVCENGDITTDIVVNEDPFGEVVLEIFEDKMIPLTHYVNEVHGVVNPGMQG, encoded by the coding sequence ATGCGTAACTTTGACTACATGCAGTCTCTTGGTTTGCCGAAGTTGTATAACTTCTGTTCTGCAGCAGAAGACAACCAGATAAACCATCCGGACCTTAGCGCCATTAACGCCAGGCGTGCTTTGGAATATGTGGTCAAATCCATTTATGCCATGAAACAGGTGGCTTTCTCGGAACGGACATCCCTGTTTGAACTTATCGACGGTGAAGCGTTCAGGACCTTCATTAACGATGAAAAAGTAATGCGGGCCGTGCATTATGTTCGTAAAGTTGGCAATGCGGGAACCCACGAGGGCAGCGTCAGCAAAAAGGAATCCTTCTTTTGCCTGCTGAATCTTTATAATGTAGTTGCATCGGTCCTCATCAAGTTGCAAGTTGTCAAGTCCGTTGCCGTTTTTGACAAGGCTTTAATCCCGGATTCAAAGTTTGCGCCCGCAATCGAAGTTCCCAAAATAGAAGTCAAGGCTGACGATCCTCTCGTTGCAAATGTTGATAAGGAATCTGTTTCTAGCGAAGTTGCTGTTCCCGAAATGGAAATGCCTAGCGACATTTCCGAAGCCGAGACCCGCAAGCTCTACATCGACTTGATGCTCAGGGAAGCAGGCTGGAATGTGTTGGATGTAGAGGGTACCGTAAAGCCGTCTAAGGCCTGCATCGAAGTCGAAGTTGAAGGCATGCCCAATGAGCATGGCATCGGTTATGCCGATTATGTCTTGTTCGGCGCCAACGGCCTGCCCCTGGCCGTCGTAGAAGCCAAGAAGACTTCCGTATCTCCGCTGAAAGGAAAACACCAGGCAGAACTGTATGCAGACTGCCTAGAAAAACGCTACGGGGTGCGTCCGGTAATTTATTACACCAACGGTTTCGAAACCAACGTTATAGACGGCCTTGGCTATCCTCCACGCCGCCTTTATGGTTTCCATTCCGAAGACGATCTTGTTCGTCTCATACAAAAGCGTGGCCGCAAGGATATTAGCGACTTTTCCGTGAATCCGAACATTACCGACCGCCACTATCAAAAAATGGCAATCAAGTCTGTTTGCGAGTGGTACAATCAAAAGCACCGCCGCGGTCTTCTGGTAATGGCAACCGGTACCGGCAAGACACGCGTTTCCATTTCCATGGTTGACGTTCTCATGCGAAACGACTGGGTGAAGAACGTGCTGTTCTTGGCAGACCGAACTTCACTCGTTTCCCAGGCCAAGAAGAATTTTGCGAAACTCTTGCCGAACGCCACCATTACCGTATTGAGCGACCAGAGCAACAAGGCCGGTATCGATCCAAACGCCCGTATCGTTTTCAGTACTTACCAGACCATGATCAACTATATCGACTCCGAAGACAAGCCGTTCTCCGTTGGCCGATTTGACCTGGTCATTATTGACGAAGCCCACCGCAGTGTCTTCGGTAAATATGGAGCTATTTTCAATTACTTTGACAGTCTGCTGCTGGGTCTTACCGCAACGCCTCGTAACGAAGTGGACAAGAGCACATACGACTTGTTTGGAATGGAGGACGGTGCGCCGAACTTTGCTTACGAACTGGAAGATGCCGTGGCCGACGGGTTCCTCGTGAATTACCGGGGCTTCAAGCGTGGCTCCATGATTCTTAAGGAAGGCATAAAGTACAGCAGCCTCTCTGCCCAGGAAAAGGATCAGCTGGAAAAGGTCTGGGACTACGAGGAAACCTTGCAGGAACTGAACTCCGGTGCCAATGTGCGTGGCCGAGATATCCGCAGTGACGAAATTTTCAAGTACATCTATAACAAGGACACCATTGATTTGGTTCTCCAGGACCTTATGGAAAACGGCTTGAAGGTTCAGAGCGGGGAACGCATCGGCAAGTCCATCATCTTCGCTTACAACCACAAGCACGCAGAGCTGATCGTAGAACGATTTAATTTGATGTATCCGACATACGGTTCCGAATTCTGCGCCCTTATCGACAATTACGTCACTTACTCTCAAGACCTGATCGACAAGATGGAAGTTCGCGATAAGGACCCGCAGATAGCCGTATCTGTAGATATGCTGGATACCGGCATCGACATTCCCGATGTCTTGAACCTGGTGTTTTTCAAGGTTGTAAAGTCCAAGATCAAGTTTATGCAGATGATTGGACGCGGCACCCGCCTTTCTCAGGACATTTTCGGACCCGGCAAGGACAAGGAATGTTTTTACATCTTTGACTGGTGCCGTAACTTTGAGTTCTTCGAAAAGAATCCCGACGGTAATGTTGTTAAGCAGAATGTATCCCTTACGGAGCATCTGTTTGGCCTCCGTGCAGAAATTGCGTTCCACCTGCAACATCAGAAGTATCAAGAAGACGAGTTCTGCAAGGGGCTCCATGACGAACTGAAGACCGTCATGAAAAATCAGGTTGGCGTTCTTTCGGATAGCCACATTTCCGTTCGCCACCGTTGGGATGCCGTAAGCCATTTCAAGAACGATGAGGCTTGGGTTTGTTTGACCGCAGCCAATGTGGAGACCCTCAAGTGCGATATAGCTCCGCTACTGTCCCGCAACACCCAGGACGAGAATGCCAAGAAGTTTGATGTGCTGGTGCTCGCCATTGAACTGGGCTATGTGAACAGTGAATTTAATGCTAGCAAGCCCATTGTTCATGTACAGAAGCTGGCAGAACGCCTCATGACTAAGGCGTCCATTCCGCAAGTGGTTGCCAAAATGGACACCATCAAGGAAGTCGTAAATCCTGTCGCTTGGGAAAATCTTTCCCTTTGCTGGCTGGAAAAAGTGCGTCTGGAACTTCGCGACCTCATCAAGTTCCTCGTAGGTGACGGCGGAAAAACTTTTACCCTGGATATCGGGGATGTTTTAGTCGATGACGGCGAAAGTACCGGTGTGCAGACACGGGTAACATACAAGCAGCGCGTTATGGACTACTTGGCCTCAAAGGACAAAGATCCGGTCCTGCGCAAGATTTACAACTTGGAACAGCTCTCCAATGACGACATCATCGAGCTAGAGCGAGTCATGTGGAAGGAACTGGGGTCCAAGGAAGACTACGAAAAGTTTTCCGAGGGCATGGCGGGTAGCGAGAATGTTGCCATCCTTATTCGCTCGCTTATCGGTGTCGATCGCGGTGTTGCTCTGGAACGATTCAACAAGTTTTTGTCGGGTAGCCAACTCAACTCTGATCAGGAAGAATTCCTGATGGATGTCATTTCGTATGTCTGCGAGAACGGGGATATTACCACGGATATCGTTGTGAATGAAGACCCCTTCGGAGAGGTTGTCCTAGAGATTTTTGAGGACAAGATGATTCCGTTAACTCATTATGTGAATGAAGTTCACGGAGTGGTAAATCCAGGAATGCAAGGATAG
- a CDS encoding glutamate synthase subunit beta — protein sequence MALVQRIQDVYRPVEERVKDLKEVERLFTEEEIKAQAGRCADCGIPFCHGAGCPLGNLIPEFNTAVAAGDLRKGYDIISKTAFFPEFTGRVCPALCEASCTRQLNDDAVMVRQVEKYMIETAFKEGWVEQPAATPNGKTVAVIGGGPAGLFAAEALRRKGYAVTVYEKKPKVGGLLRYGIPNWKLEKEIIDRRVALLEAAGIKFVCNCEIGKDISAEYIRKNFDYLFLAIGTPNARDLNIPGRDAEGIYLALDFLHGEGEKYSAKGKKVLIIGGGDTGNDCVGKSLREGCKSVLQVEFMPKPPEERSPSTPWPDWPYMLRTSYAHHEGGERRWNVSSKQFIVKDGKVAGVEAVKVEWEMAPNGRPIKPNEVPNSTEIIDADLVVLAMGFTGVPADGIVKDLGLELTPRTAIIQDPSRNIYAVGDCANGASLVVRAMADAKAKTSRF from the coding sequence ATGGCATTAGTACAAAGAATTCAGGACGTGTACCGCCCCGTAGAAGAACGCGTTAAGGACTTGAAGGAAGTTGAACGCCTCTTCACGGAAGAAGAAATCAAGGCTCAGGCTGGCCGCTGCGCAGACTGTGGCATTCCCTTCTGCCATGGAGCAGGCTGCCCTCTGGGTAACCTCATTCCCGAATTTAACACGGCTGTTGCTGCAGGCGATCTTCGCAAGGGTTACGATATCATTAGCAAGACCGCATTCTTCCCGGAATTTACCGGTCGCGTTTGCCCCGCCCTCTGCGAAGCAAGCTGCACCCGCCAGCTGAACGATGACGCCGTCATGGTTCGCCAGGTGGAAAAGTACATGATCGAAACCGCCTTCAAGGAAGGCTGGGTGGAACAGCCCGCTGCCACTCCCAACGGCAAGACCGTTGCCGTGATCGGTGGTGGCCCTGCTGGCCTCTTTGCCGCAGAAGCATTGCGTCGCAAGGGTTACGCTGTAACCGTTTACGAAAAGAAGCCCAAGGTGGGCGGCCTTCTCCGTTACGGCATTCCTAACTGGAAACTGGAAAAGGAAATCATTGACCGTCGCGTGGCTCTTCTTGAAGCTGCCGGCATCAAGTTTGTCTGCAATTGCGAAATCGGCAAGGACATTTCCGCCGAATACATTCGCAAGAATTTTGACTACCTGTTCCTGGCCATCGGTACTCCCAACGCCCGCGACTTGAACATTCCTGGCCGCGATGCCGAAGGTATCTACCTCGCTCTGGACTTCCTCCACGGCGAAGGCGAAAAGTACAGTGCCAAGGGCAAGAAGGTCCTGATTATTGGCGGTGGTGACACCGGTAACGACTGCGTGGGTAAATCCCTCCGTGAAGGCTGCAAGAGCGTGCTCCAGGTGGAATTTATGCCCAAGCCTCCTGAAGAACGTTCCCCGTCCACCCCGTGGCCCGATTGGCCGTACATGCTGCGTACCAGCTACGCCCATCACGAAGGTGGCGAACGCCGCTGGAATGTGTCTTCCAAGCAGTTCATTGTGAAGGATGGCAAGGTTGCTGGCGTTGAAGCCGTGAAGGTTGAATGGGAAATGGCTCCCAATGGTCGCCCCATCAAGCCCAACGAAGTTCCCAATTCTACAGAAATCATCGACGCTGACTTGGTGGTTCTGGCAATGGGCTTCACCGGCGTTCCTGCCGACGGCATCGTGAAGGATCTGGGCCTCGAACTGACTCCGCGTACCGCAATCATTCAGGATCCGTCCCGCAACATCTACGCTGTAGGTGACTGCGCTAACGGCGCTTCCCTGGTGGTCCGCGCCATGGCCGACGCAAAGGCTAAAACCTCTAGGTTTTAG